A region of Chitinophaga horti DNA encodes the following proteins:
- a CDS encoding TonB-dependent receptor, producing MIQIVRLSILMIFLPVAMLAQNRNENGAIRGQVTTSDGQPAMNVTVLLLQTGKGAYTNEKGEYLIRGVKPGSYQLKVTSVEVGGQQQAVSVTGGQTTTVNLILTASAAQLQEVTVTGRNHDKVNAIVAKIPLTNLENPQVYNSVPAELMKQQGVTNYDDALRNVPGITRTWESTGRAGDGATYFALRGFDAQAFLTNGLPGLVSGNLDPANVEEIQVLKGPSGTLFGGSFFSYGGIINTITKKAYFGYGGEIGYNAGSFGLNRVTADVNTMLSKKEKIALRVNAAYHSENSWQDAGFKKSLFFAPSLNYEVNDKLSFQVLTEILQEERR from the coding sequence ATGATACAAATTGTACGTCTTTCAATTTTGATGATCTTTTTACCAGTGGCGATGCTGGCCCAAAACAGGAACGAAAACGGTGCTATCCGCGGACAAGTGACCACCAGCGACGGGCAGCCGGCCATGAACGTAACGGTGTTACTCCTGCAAACGGGCAAGGGCGCCTACACCAACGAAAAGGGAGAATACCTTATCCGCGGCGTAAAGCCGGGCAGCTACCAGCTAAAAGTAACTTCTGTAGAAGTCGGCGGCCAGCAACAGGCGGTGTCGGTAACGGGCGGACAAACGACCACGGTCAATCTGATACTTACCGCCAGCGCCGCGCAATTGCAGGAGGTGACGGTAACGGGCCGCAATCATGATAAGGTAAACGCCATCGTGGCGAAGATCCCGCTCACTAATCTCGAAAATCCGCAGGTGTATAATTCCGTGCCCGCCGAACTGATGAAGCAGCAGGGCGTAACGAATTACGATGATGCCTTGCGAAATGTACCGGGCATTACGCGCACCTGGGAGTCTACGGGCCGCGCGGGTGATGGTGCTACATATTTCGCTTTAAGGGGATTTGATGCGCAGGCCTTCCTGACCAATGGTTTGCCCGGTCTCGTATCCGGCAACCTCGATCCGGCCAATGTGGAGGAGATACAGGTGCTGAAAGGCCCGTCGGGTACGCTGTTTGGCGGTAGCTTTTTTAGCTATGGCGGTATTATCAACACGATTACTAAAAAAGCTTACTTCGGATACGGTGGCGAAATCGGCTACAATGCCGGTAGCTTCGGCCTCAACCGGGTAACGGCGGATGTAAATACGATGCTGAGTAAAAAAGAAAAGATCGCCCTGCGGGTAAACGCGGCCTATCACAGCGAAAACAGCTGGCAGGACGCGGGTTTCAAGAAATCGCTCTTTTTCGCTCCTTCGCTCAATTACGAGGTGAACGACAAATTAAGCTTCCAGGTACTTACGGAAATCCTGCAGGAAGAAAGGCGGTAG
- a CDS encoding TonB-dependent receptor, which translates to MFFHSDRATPLTFKNIDELGLNYKASFTSNDVTIRNPRFNLQAQMVYKLSPEWTSQTVLSRGSIKSDGIYTYIWDFLGGVDYFSQMFHNENFTTNTTDIQQNFNGDFKIGKMRNRLLVGLDAYHRVNIDNGSGWEVGRLVKPSGEVLDTDPGSGDPFVPVDLSMAAIDNLLAGSGVNNATNKNTSYAAYASDVLNITPGLMAMVSLRADYFNAESDDFNQWALSPKFGLVYQPVVGKVSIFASYMNAFINVAPSALYDDNGDPTGEFRTFKPEHANQWEGV; encoded by the coding sequence GTGTTCTTCCATTCCGACCGCGCCACGCCACTCACGTTCAAGAACATTGATGAACTAGGACTGAACTACAAAGCTTCGTTTACGAGCAACGATGTCACGATTCGTAACCCGCGTTTTAACCTCCAGGCGCAAATGGTGTATAAACTGTCCCCGGAGTGGACGTCGCAAACGGTGTTGTCACGCGGGAGCATTAAATCGGATGGCATCTACACTTATATATGGGATTTCCTGGGTGGGGTCGATTACTTCTCGCAGATGTTCCATAACGAGAATTTTACTACTAATACAACTGATATCCAGCAGAACTTCAACGGGGACTTTAAGATCGGTAAGATGCGTAACCGTTTGCTGGTAGGGCTCGACGCTTACCACCGTGTTAATATCGACAATGGCTCCGGCTGGGAAGTCGGTCGCCTCGTAAAACCTTCCGGCGAAGTGCTTGATACCGATCCAGGTTCCGGTGACCCTTTTGTACCGGTGGACCTGTCTATGGCAGCAATCGACAACCTGCTGGCTGGCTCCGGTGTAAACAATGCCACGAACAAAAACACGTCTTACGCAGCATATGCATCCGACGTATTAAATATCACCCCCGGCCTGATGGCCATGGTGAGCCTTCGTGCGGACTACTTCAACGCCGAATCCGACGACTTTAATCAATGGGCGTTATCGCCCAAGTTTGGCCTGGTGTATCAGCCAGTAGTGGGCAAGGTCTCCATCTTTGCCAGCTATATGAATGCCTTTATTAACGTGGCGCCTTCCGCCTTATACGACGACAATGGCGACCCTACCGGCGAATTTCGCACGTTTAAACCTGAACACGCAAATCAATGGGAGGGGGTGTGA
- a CDS encoding TonB-dependent siderophore receptor, which translates to MKVNVLGDKLFGTVSLYDIRVSDRVVPETGNPNNSLQGGKVRSRGIEADINASPAPGFNIIAGYAFNESEVLEGNKTDFYSEPGRAYGGQGPKHLANLWLSYKFNEGKLKDFGAGFGGNYAGEYLVIDNSATGQFFLPEYTLLNGGLFYNGSKVRVNFNLNNITNKRYYTGYWSVNPQKTRNFTVSLGYKF; encoded by the coding sequence GTGAAAGTAAACGTACTGGGTGATAAGCTGTTCGGCACCGTATCCTTGTACGACATCCGCGTGAGTGACCGTGTGGTGCCGGAAACAGGCAATCCTAATAACAGTCTGCAGGGCGGTAAAGTACGCAGCCGCGGTATTGAGGCTGATATCAATGCCAGTCCGGCCCCCGGCTTCAATATTATTGCCGGTTATGCCTTTAATGAATCAGAGGTGCTGGAAGGCAACAAAACCGACTTCTACTCCGAACCTGGCCGCGCGTATGGTGGTCAGGGTCCTAAACACCTGGCCAACCTGTGGTTAAGCTACAAGTTTAATGAAGGCAAATTGAAGGATTTCGGCGCCGGCTTCGGCGGTAACTATGCGGGGGAATACCTGGTGATCGACAATAGTGCCACGGGTCAGTTCTTCCTGCCGGAGTATACGCTGCTGAACGGCGGCCTGTTTTACAATGGCAGCAAAGTACGCGTGAATTTTAACCTGAACAATATTACGAACAAACGTTACTACACCGGCTACTGGAGCGTGAACCCACAGAAGACGAGGAACTTTACGGTGAGCCTAGGGTATAAGTTTTAA
- a CDS encoding FecR family protein, whose amino-acid sequence MASLMPGYLSGSLSPHEREELETWMAASEANRKAVASLVNENQAAGEWKQFAGYNTSRKKQVYLPPVVKARRRQALIAKVAAVALVVVGAGTGIWLNLPRQPKAPVAVTQQEILPGSSKAKLVLANGQTLSLDKQSDTAFTRGGDVQVQHHQGLLVYSDIPGMSEGVEYHQLVTPNGGEFQVMLEDGTMVWLNAASSLRFPSRFTGDSRTVQVTGEAYFEIAPDAQRPFLVEANGHTAIEVLGTRFNVNAYTDQEHIYTTLLQGAVAVTTSEGRKVLKPGQQGVTQHQEGSSIAVQKADTVRAIAWKNGEFDFNDTKLSDVMRQLSKWYDVTVTYEQGAPDIRIWGRMKRNQSLQQVISILDGMDVKVKLEQGRKLSVLR is encoded by the coding sequence ATGGCATCACTGATGCCTGGCTACCTTTCGGGCAGTCTCTCTCCGCATGAGCGGGAGGAGCTGGAAACCTGGATGGCCGCCAGTGAGGCTAACCGTAAAGCAGTGGCATCACTCGTAAATGAAAACCAGGCAGCAGGCGAATGGAAACAGTTTGCCGGCTACAACACCAGTCGTAAAAAACAGGTTTACCTGCCGCCGGTCGTGAAAGCGCGTCGCAGACAAGCCCTGATCGCCAAGGTGGCGGCGGTAGCACTGGTAGTGGTGGGGGCAGGCACCGGCATCTGGCTAAACCTGCCTAGGCAACCGAAAGCACCAGTAGCGGTGACACAACAGGAAATACTGCCAGGCAGCTCCAAAGCGAAACTGGTACTTGCAAACGGTCAAACCTTGTCGCTGGACAAACAAAGCGATACGGCTTTTACACGCGGTGGCGATGTACAAGTGCAGCACCACCAGGGATTGCTGGTATATAGTGATATACCGGGTATGAGCGAAGGCGTGGAGTATCACCAGCTGGTAACGCCAAATGGCGGCGAGTTCCAGGTGATGTTGGAAGATGGTACGATGGTATGGCTGAACGCCGCCTCGTCGCTCCGCTTCCCGAGCCGCTTTACGGGCGATAGCCGCACGGTGCAGGTGACCGGAGAAGCGTATTTTGAAATTGCGCCCGATGCACAACGCCCGTTTTTAGTAGAGGCGAACGGCCATACGGCAATCGAGGTGCTGGGCACGCGATTTAATGTAAATGCATATACAGACCAGGAACATATATACACTACTTTGTTGCAAGGCGCAGTAGCCGTTACAACAAGCGAAGGGCGAAAGGTGTTGAAGCCGGGCCAGCAGGGCGTTACTCAGCACCAGGAGGGGAGCTCAATCGCCGTGCAAAAGGCAGATACGGTACGCGCCATCGCCTGGAAGAACGGGGAGTTCGACTTCAACGATACAAAGCTGTCGGACGTCATGCGGCAGCTGTCGAAATGGTACGATGTGACCGTTACTTATGAACAAGGGGCCCCTGATATCAGGATATGGGGCCGGATGAAAAGAAACCAAAGTCTCCAACAGGTGATCAGCATCCTGGATGGAATGGATGTAAAAGTTAAGCTGGAACAAGGTCGGAAACTATCCGTGTTACGTTAA
- a CDS encoding HEAT repeat domain-containing protein, with translation MKKLMASTATMKKLLPASLLLGFIACQEAAGPTDKRIRSFDTTFTAKLADSIQKAVKPVLAEGLELKLWGIDSLVISPIAIDIDDMGRLYYTTTNRQKHSEFDIRGHRDWEIPSISLQTVEDRRSFLRKELSPENSDRNRWLEDLNGDSSHDWRDLTIEKENVYRLEDKNNDGVADMAQLVVDDFNDEVTDVAGGVLADGDDLYVAVAPDLWRMKDKNQDGIADEKTSISSGYAVHIGFSGHGMSGVEMGPDGKIYWQIGDIGFNGKGPNGEKYEHPNSGVVVRSNPDGSDFEVFAYGVRNVHEFSFDEYGNLISEDNDGDHPGEKERLVYIVNGSDAGWRSNWQYGKYRDERNNTYKVWMDEKMYLPRWDGQAAYITPCISNYVSGPAGLVYNPGTGLGPEYKNNFFVAEFVGNPSGSGVHAFKLNPKGASFELGETKKILGGVLPTGMDFGPDGALYIADWIDGWDTHNYGRIWKLDSKGAAATDIRKQVKSMLAEDFTKRKEAELGDLLKHDDMRIRMKAQFELAKRKSSNTFKAALTQRTHQLARVHAIWGIAQLGRKDAAQAAVLLPILNDSDPEIRAQAAKWLGDIRYKDAGSALLPLLQDTSARVRFFAAEALGRIRHKAAVQPIIAMLEANNDEDAYLRHAGAAALASIHDVAPVAALSTHPSRALRIAAVVALRRMSDPAVANFLSDTSEFVVTEAARAINDDLSIPAALPALANILNTTPFKNEPLIRRAISANLRVGNDSTLRNLVTYALKKDNPAAMRAEAVDVLGIWTNPSVLDRVDGRLRGHVRRDAEPLINTSGAALTGLLTDKETSVRFAAAKAIGHINLKESAPQLLAAVKTDKAINVKIEALKSIVTLNAPQAEQAISAALSDKEKEVRVAGLDLMEKMSISKEVMVKLLNDVIANRTTEEKQAAVTALGKLPVANTLSSFEALLAKMAAGTLSPDIYLELGEAIDSSKSTTLAARYKEISSKLSPDDLMASYASSLNGGDAGKGRRIFFQNQSAQCIRCHSYDDKGGNAGPRLNGIAGRISREQILQALINPSARLAPGFGMVSLELKDGKKVFGTIQAEAKNSITVKEGNDPEKTYAAGDIKTKKYALSSMPDMKTILSKKEIRDVVSFLATLKEEN, from the coding sequence ATGAAAAAACTGATGGCATCAACCGCTACAATGAAAAAATTACTTCCCGCCTCCCTGCTCCTCGGCTTTATAGCCTGCCAGGAAGCAGCCGGCCCGACCGACAAACGAATCAGATCGTTCGACACCACGTTTACCGCTAAACTGGCAGATTCTATCCAGAAGGCCGTAAAACCGGTACTGGCAGAAGGTCTGGAGCTGAAACTGTGGGGCATCGACTCCCTGGTGATCTCTCCCATAGCTATTGATATAGATGATATGGGCCGCCTGTATTACACCACCACCAACAGGCAGAAACACTCTGAATTCGACATCCGCGGGCACCGTGACTGGGAAATTCCTTCCATCAGCCTGCAGACCGTGGAAGACCGCCGCTCCTTTTTACGTAAAGAGCTCAGTCCCGAAAACAGCGACAGGAACCGCTGGCTGGAAGACCTGAACGGCGATAGTTCCCACGACTGGCGCGATCTCACCATCGAGAAAGAGAACGTATATCGGCTGGAAGATAAAAACAACGACGGCGTGGCCGATATGGCCCAGCTCGTGGTAGACGACTTTAACGACGAAGTAACCGACGTGGCAGGCGGCGTACTGGCAGATGGAGACGACTTGTACGTAGCCGTGGCCCCCGACCTGTGGCGCATGAAAGATAAAAACCAAGATGGCATTGCCGACGAAAAGACCTCTATTTCCAGCGGTTATGCCGTACACATTGGCTTTAGCGGCCATGGTATGTCGGGCGTGGAAATGGGGCCTGACGGTAAGATCTACTGGCAGATCGGCGATATCGGCTTCAACGGCAAAGGCCCGAACGGCGAGAAGTACGAGCATCCGAACAGCGGTGTGGTGGTACGCTCTAACCCCGACGGCAGCGACTTTGAAGTATTTGCTTACGGTGTGCGCAATGTGCACGAGTTTAGCTTCGATGAATATGGCAACCTGATCAGCGAAGACAACGACGGCGACCACCCGGGCGAAAAAGAACGCCTGGTATACATCGTGAACGGCTCCGACGCCGGCTGGCGCTCCAACTGGCAATACGGCAAGTACCGCGACGAGCGTAACAACACCTATAAAGTATGGATGGACGAGAAAATGTACCTGCCCCGTTGGGACGGACAGGCAGCGTACATCACGCCATGTATTTCCAACTATGTAAGCGGTCCGGCAGGCCTGGTGTACAATCCAGGTACCGGGTTAGGTCCTGAATATAAAAACAACTTCTTTGTAGCCGAGTTCGTGGGAAATCCTTCCGGCTCCGGCGTACATGCTTTTAAGTTAAATCCGAAAGGCGCCAGCTTCGAACTGGGTGAAACCAAAAAGATCCTTGGCGGCGTGCTGCCTACCGGTATGGACTTCGGTCCGGACGGCGCCCTGTACATTGCTGACTGGATCGACGGCTGGGATACCCACAACTACGGCCGCATCTGGAAACTCGACAGCAAAGGCGCTGCAGCTACCGATATTCGCAAGCAAGTGAAATCGATGCTGGCAGAAGACTTTACCAAACGTAAAGAAGCCGAACTGGGCGATCTGCTGAAACACGACGACATGCGTATTCGTATGAAAGCTCAGTTTGAACTCGCGAAAAGAAAGAGCAGCAATACCTTCAAGGCCGCGCTGACCCAACGCACCCACCAACTCGCACGCGTACACGCCATCTGGGGCATTGCACAGCTGGGACGTAAAGACGCAGCACAAGCCGCCGTACTGTTGCCGATACTGAACGACAGCGATCCTGAGATCCGCGCCCAGGCCGCCAAATGGCTCGGTGATATACGTTACAAAGATGCAGGTAGTGCATTGCTTCCGTTACTGCAAGACACCTCAGCCCGCGTACGTTTCTTTGCAGCAGAAGCACTGGGCCGCATCCGGCACAAAGCCGCTGTACAGCCGATCATCGCAATGCTGGAAGCCAATAACGATGAGGATGCGTACTTACGGCATGCAGGCGCTGCTGCGTTGGCGAGCATCCATGACGTGGCACCCGTAGCCGCTTTATCCACTCACCCATCCCGCGCGTTGAGAATTGCCGCTGTAGTAGCATTAAGGAGGATGAGCGATCCTGCGGTAGCGAACTTCCTGTCCGACACTTCCGAGTTCGTCGTAACAGAAGCCGCCAGGGCCATCAACGATGATCTGTCGATCCCCGCTGCCCTGCCAGCACTCGCCAACATCCTGAATACTACACCGTTTAAAAACGAACCTCTCATCCGCCGCGCCATCAGTGCTAACCTGCGCGTGGGCAACGACAGTACCCTCCGTAACCTGGTAACCTACGCCCTGAAGAAAGATAACCCAGCCGCGATGCGCGCCGAAGCGGTGGACGTACTCGGCATTTGGACCAATCCTTCCGTACTGGACCGTGTAGATGGCAGGCTGCGTGGCCATGTGAGACGTGACGCCGAGCCGCTGATCAACACCTCTGGTGCTGCACTCACCGGCCTTTTGACAGACAAAGAGACCTCCGTAAGATTCGCTGCTGCCAAAGCGATCGGTCACATCAACCTGAAAGAATCTGCCCCACAACTACTGGCCGCGGTGAAAACAGATAAAGCTATCAACGTAAAAATTGAAGCCTTAAAATCTATCGTAACATTGAACGCTCCGCAGGCAGAACAAGCCATCAGCGCAGCATTATCCGATAAGGAAAAAGAAGTACGCGTAGCAGGCCTAGATCTGATGGAGAAAATGAGCATCTCCAAAGAAGTAATGGTAAAACTCCTGAACGACGTAATCGCCAACAGGACCACCGAAGAGAAACAGGCCGCCGTTACTGCGCTCGGCAAACTGCCTGTCGCTAACACACTGTCAAGCTTCGAAGCATTACTGGCTAAGATGGCCGCCGGCACCCTCAGTCCCGACATTTACCTCGAGTTAGGAGAAGCCATCGATAGCTCGAAATCCACTACCCTTGCTGCCCGTTACAAAGAGATCAGCAGTAAACTGTCGCCCGACGACCTGATGGCCTCTTACGCCAGCAGCCTGAACGGCGGTGATGCTGGTAAAGGACGACGCATCTTCTTCCAGAACCAGAGTGCGCAGTGTATTCGTTGCCACTCTTACGATGATAAAGGCGGTAACGCTGGTCCTCGTTTGAACGGTATTGCTGGTCGTATTTCGCGTGAGCAGATATTACAGGCGTTGATCAATCCGAGTGCGCGACTGGCACCTGGGTTTGGTATGGTTAGCCTGGAACTGAAGGATGGCAAGAAAGTATTCGGCACCATACAGGCGGAAGCGAAGAATAGCATTACGGTGAAGGAAGGCAACGATCCGGAGAAGACCTATGCTGCCGGGGATATTAAGACGAAGAAGTATGCGTTGTCGAGTATGCCGGATATGAAGACGATATTGTCGAAGAAGGAGATCAGGGATGTGGTGAGTTTCCTGGCGACGTTGAAGGAGGAGAATTAG
- a CDS encoding RNA polymerase sigma factor, producing the protein MEMKDDIFPLNRLKAGDVTAFNLLFAQFYAPLCYFAEKLIGDRFAAEEVVQGVMMTVWDKRADFPAFPALKSFLYVSARNASLNQLDKMQRQRQQQEALVNVVPVSEEVILSAIFKAEAMREIYQAIDQLPEKYRRIMELAYKEELTVNEIAAKLSMPINTVHKQKMRALLSLRKHLSYRSFTLLLAVLQVS; encoded by the coding sequence ATGGAAATGAAGGATGACATATTTCCTTTAAACAGGCTGAAGGCTGGTGATGTGACGGCCTTTAATCTCCTGTTTGCCCAGTTCTATGCACCACTTTGCTACTTCGCCGAAAAACTTATCGGAGACCGGTTTGCGGCGGAAGAGGTAGTACAAGGGGTGATGATGACGGTATGGGACAAACGGGCAGACTTTCCTGCATTTCCCGCATTGAAGTCCTTTTTGTACGTAAGTGCCCGCAATGCCAGTTTAAACCAGCTTGATAAGATGCAGCGCCAGCGGCAACAACAGGAAGCCCTGGTGAACGTAGTCCCGGTATCCGAAGAAGTGATACTGAGCGCCATTTTTAAAGCAGAGGCAATGCGGGAAATTTACCAGGCCATCGATCAGCTGCCGGAAAAGTACCGCCGCATCATGGAACTGGCCTATAAAGAAGAACTGACCGTCAACGAGATCGCGGCGAAACTATCCATGCCCATCAATACCGTACACAAACAAAAGATGCGCGCGCTCTTATCCCTCCGTAAACACCTTTCTTACCGGTCGTTTACCTTGCTGCTGGCCGTTTTACAGGTCAGCTGA